The Blastomonas fulva genome contains a region encoding:
- a CDS encoding LPS-assembly protein LptD — MAADQQVCTRTSYLLGENLTFNRKDIVQYADAQDDAPGVSGAQPEAEQVIEFTADRLDYDSNADVVTATGNVLLVRADQSLVADSVTWDRKSGEVRANGEVQITDPEGNKLYGDSIELTETIRDGVIENILVVLEAGGRMVATRGVRDDGVITLENAAYSACLVETPTGKPKNPSWQLRAIKVVYNPVDKRVRYQGARLELFGLPVIPMPGLSHPVGEGSGGGLLVPDIRFSQANGVQLSVPYYFNLAPNRDLTVTGSVFTEALPMVNATYRALTDRGAYQITGYATAGSRIPVGAGGIAADSQDDFRGYFDATGRFQLSEAWSVSGSIRAVTDRTFLRRYDVSRDDRLRSTVEAERIGPNSYFSLAGWATQTLRVNDPQGQVPIALPVVDWRLRLPEQVAGGKVEFQINTLAITRTAGQDTQRAFAQARWDLRRLTGLGQEFTLTALARGDVYNSSDNALTNTLIYRGESGLQARASGSVAADMRWPFVGEAFGGTQVLSPRVQVVATPTTGNLELPNEDSRAVELEDSNLFALNRLPGYDRLEEGVRVVYGVEWSLQRPGMQLNAVVGQSYRFDDERDFLPEGTGLGNRTSDVVGRFDLKLRNFIRYTHRFRLDKDNLAVRRNEVDITVGGRQTYAQIGYLRLNRDIGPEVEDLADREELRVAGRVRLARYWSVFGAAVVDLSNAEEDPRLQSDGFEPIRTRLGVAYENDCLELGVTWRRDYIPVGDAQRGDTFLLRVALRNLGF; from the coding sequence ATGGCAGCGGATCAGCAGGTGTGCACGCGCACCAGCTATCTGCTGGGCGAGAACCTGACCTTCAACCGCAAGGACATCGTGCAATATGCCGATGCGCAGGATGATGCCCCCGGCGTCAGCGGCGCGCAGCCCGAGGCCGAGCAGGTGATCGAGTTCACCGCCGACCGGCTGGATTATGACAGCAACGCCGACGTCGTCACCGCGACCGGCAACGTCCTGCTGGTCCGCGCCGACCAGTCACTGGTCGCCGACAGCGTCACCTGGGATCGCAAGTCGGGCGAGGTCCGCGCCAACGGCGAGGTCCAGATCACCGACCCGGAAGGCAACAAGCTCTACGGCGATTCCATCGAGCTTACCGAGACCATCCGCGACGGCGTGATCGAGAACATCCTGGTGGTGCTCGAAGCCGGTGGCCGGATGGTCGCCACCCGCGGCGTGCGCGACGATGGCGTCATCACGCTTGAGAATGCCGCCTATTCCGCCTGTCTGGTCGAAACCCCCACCGGCAAGCCCAAGAACCCGAGCTGGCAGCTGCGCGCGATCAAGGTCGTCTACAACCCCGTCGACAAGCGCGTGCGCTATCAGGGCGCGCGCCTGGAGCTGTTCGGGCTACCGGTGATCCCGATGCCCGGCCTCAGCCACCCGGTTGGCGAAGGCAGCGGCGGCGGCCTGCTGGTTCCCGACATCCGCTTCAGCCAGGCCAATGGCGTGCAGTTGAGCGTGCCCTATTACTTCAACCTTGCGCCCAATCGCGATCTTACGGTGACCGGATCGGTCTTCACCGAGGCGCTGCCGATGGTCAACGCGACCTATCGCGCGCTGACCGATCGCGGCGCGTATCAGATCACCGGCTATGCGACCGCAGGATCGCGCATTCCAGTGGGTGCAGGCGGAATCGCAGCGGACAGCCAGGATGACTTCCGCGGCTATTTCGACGCGACGGGGCGGTTCCAGCTCAGCGAGGCGTGGAGCGTCAGCGGGTCGATCCGGGCAGTCACCGACCGCACGTTCCTGCGGCGTTATGATGTCAGCCGCGACGACCGGCTGCGCTCGACCGTCGAGGCCGAGCGGATCGGCCCCAACAGCTATTTCTCGCTCGCCGGCTGGGCGACGCAGACGCTGCGAGTCAACGATCCGCAGGGCCAGGTGCCCATCGCGCTGCCGGTGGTGGACTGGCGGCTGCGCTTGCCCGAGCAGGTTGCCGGCGGCAAGGTCGAGTTCCAGATCAACACGCTCGCCATCACCCGCACCGCCGGGCAGGACACGCAGCGCGCCTTCGCTCAGGCGCGCTGGGACCTGCGCCGGCTGACCGGGCTTGGACAGGAATTCACGCTGACCGCGCTGGCGCGCGGCGACGTCTATAACAGCAGCGACAACGCGTTGACCAACACGCTGATCTATCGCGGCGAATCCGGGCTGCAGGCGCGCGCCAGCGGATCGGTGGCAGCTGACATGCGCTGGCCTTTCGTCGGCGAGGCTTTTGGCGGCACCCAGGTGCTCAGCCCGCGTGTCCAGGTCGTCGCGACGCCAACGACCGGCAACCTCGAGCTCCCCAACGAGGATTCGCGCGCCGTCGAACTCGAAGATAGCAACCTGTTCGCGCTCAACCGCCTGCCCGGCTATGACCGGTTGGAAGAGGGCGTGCGGGTCGTCTATGGCGTCGAGTGGTCGCTGCAGCGCCCCGGCATGCAGCTGAACGCCGTGGTCGGGCAAAGCTATCGCTTCGATGACGAGCGCGATTTCCTCCCCGAAGGCACCGGGCTGGGCAACCGCACCTCCGATGTCGTCGGACGGTTCGACCTCAAGCTGCGCAACTTCATCCGCTACACCCACCGTTTCCGGCTGGACAAGGACAATCTGGCTGTGCGCCGCAACGAGGTCGACATCACCGTGGGTGGTCGGCAGACCTATGCCCAGATCGGCTATCTGCGCCTCAACCGCGACATCGGCCCCGAGGTCGAGGATCTTGCCGACCGCGAGGAACTGCGCGTGGCAGGCCGCGTCCGCTTGGCGCGCTACTGGTCGGTGTTCGGCGCGGCGGTGGTCGATCTCAGCAATGCCGAGGAAGACCCCCGGTTGCAGTCCGACGGATTCGAACCGATCCGTACGCGGCTGGGCGTCGCGTATGAGAATGACTGCCTGGAACTGGGCGTCACCTGGCGGCGCGACTACATCCCGGTTGGCGATGCGCAGCGCGGCGATACCTTTCTGCTGCGGGTTGCCTTGCGCAACCTTGGCTTTTAA
- a CDS encoding leucyl aminopeptidase produces MKIVFDASADSYAVVAFPVAKDELASLNLPLDAGQVVRDGARAARFEAGAGEVFDVFVSQGGKTLRVALVGTGAGARADMERAGGQLVAKYQRSGVESLAVDMTHGAIATNRDAAAQFLFGADLRSWSHDQYRTKLPAKSKVTLGEIAVIGGPKGLQAGWTDHAAIAAGVALTRELVTEPANIIYPESFVERCKPLEALGVEITVLGQDEMEKLGMGALLGVSQGSVRPPRMIAMRWNGTGDAQSKPVVLVGKGVTFDTGGISIKPAAGMEDMKWDMGGAGAVAGTMKALAGRKAKAHVIGICGLVENMPDGNAQRPGDVVTSMSGQTIEVINTDAEGRLVLCDALHWAQEQYDPEYIVDLATLTGAIIISLGDQHGGLFSNDDGLADRLTAAGKAAGDPLWRFPLSKAYDKLIDSPIADIKNVGPRGGGSITAAQFLQRFIKPGVKWAHLDIAGMVWADKPGPVWDKGATGYGVRLLNQWIADNFEG; encoded by the coding sequence ATGAAGATAGTTTTTGACGCGTCTGCCGATAGTTATGCCGTGGTTGCCTTTCCGGTTGCCAAGGATGAGCTTGCCAGTCTGAACCTGCCGCTCGATGCTGGCCAGGTGGTGCGCGATGGCGCAAGGGCGGCACGGTTCGAGGCAGGCGCGGGCGAAGTGTTCGACGTGTTCGTCAGCCAGGGCGGCAAGACGCTGCGGGTCGCGCTTGTGGGCACCGGCGCCGGCGCGCGCGCCGACATGGAGCGAGCCGGCGGCCAGCTGGTCGCCAAATACCAGCGTTCGGGCGTCGAATCGCTGGCGGTGGACATGACCCATGGCGCGATCGCCACCAACCGCGATGCTGCCGCACAGTTCCTGTTCGGCGCGGACCTGCGCAGCTGGTCGCATGACCAGTACCGCACCAAGCTTCCTGCCAAGTCGAAGGTGACGCTGGGCGAGATCGCCGTGATCGGTGGTCCCAAGGGGCTGCAGGCCGGCTGGACCGACCACGCAGCGATTGCCGCAGGTGTCGCGCTGACCCGCGAACTGGTCACCGAGCCTGCCAACATCATCTATCCCGAAAGCTTCGTCGAACGCTGCAAGCCGCTCGAGGCGCTGGGCGTCGAGATCACCGTGCTGGGCCAGGACGAGATGGAAAAGCTCGGCATGGGCGCGCTGCTCGGCGTGTCGCAGGGTTCGGTGCGGCCGCCCCGGATGATCGCGATGCGCTGGAATGGCACCGGCGATGCGCAGTCCAAGCCCGTCGTTCTGGTCGGCAAGGGCGTGACTTTCGATACCGGCGGCATATCGATCAAGCCTGCTGCCGGCATGGAAGACATGAAGTGGGATATGGGCGGCGCAGGCGCGGTCGCTGGCACGATGAAGGCGCTGGCCGGGCGCAAGGCCAAGGCGCACGTGATTGGCATCTGCGGCTTGGTCGAGAACATGCCCGATGGCAACGCGCAGCGCCCCGGCGACGTGGTTACCAGCATGTCCGGCCAGACCATCGAGGTGATCAACACCGATGCAGAGGGCCGTCTGGTGCTGTGCGACGCGCTGCACTGGGCGCAGGAGCAGTATGATCCGGAATACATCGTCGATCTGGCGACGCTGACCGGCGCGATCATCATCTCGCTGGGCGACCAGCATGGCGGGTTGTTCAGCAACGACGACGGCCTGGCTGACAGGCTGACCGCGGCGGGCAAGGCGGCGGGCGATCCGCTGTGGCGCTTCCCGTTGAGCAAGGCCTATGACAAGCTGATCGACAGCCCGATCGCCGACATCAAGAATGTCGGCCCGCGCGGCGGCGGATCGATCACCGCGGCGCAGTTCCTGCAGCGGTTCATCAAGCCCGGCGTCAAATGGGCGCATCTGGATATCGCAGGCATGGTCTGGGCCGACAAGCCCGGCCCGGTGTGGGACAAGGGTGCAACCGGCTATGGCGTTCGCCTTTTGAATCAGTGGATTGCGGATAACTTTGAAGGTTGA
- a CDS encoding DNA polymerase III subunit chi has translation MQVDFYHLTRDPAERVLPVLATRTLALGERMLIVSADAGHRASLSQALWTHKPESFLAHGDIDAPNPQVQPLLLADRVEAANGACFVVLADGQWRDEALAFARTFLLFNDATIADARKAWVTLGTHDGLERHYWKQDGGKWVEQTSGRRQDQSD, from the coding sequence ATGCAGGTCGATTTCTATCACCTCACCCGCGATCCCGCCGAGCGGGTGCTACCGGTGCTGGCGACGCGGACGCTGGCGCTGGGGGAGCGGATGCTGATCGTGTCGGCCGATGCAGGTCACCGCGCCTCGCTCAGCCAGGCGCTGTGGACGCACAAGCCCGAGAGCTTTCTGGCGCATGGCGACATTGATGCACCCAATCCGCAGGTCCAGCCGCTGCTGCTCGCCGATCGCGTCGAAGCTGCCAATGGCGCGTGTTTCGTCGTGCTGGCCGATGGCCAGTGGCGCGACGAAGCGCTGGCCTTTGCGCGCACATTCCTGCTGTTCAACGATGCAACGATCGCCGATGCGCGCAAGGCGTGGGTGACGCTGGGCACACATGACGGGCTCGAGAGGCATTACTGGAAGCAGGATGGAGGCAAATGGGTTGAACAGACGTCCGGCAGGCGTCAGGATCAATCCGACTGA
- the ndk gene encoding nucleoside-diphosphate kinase — protein MAVTRTFSIIKPDATRRNLTGAVTKMLEDAGLRVVASKRIHMTREQAEGFYAVHRERPFFAELVDFMISGPVVVQVLEGEDAMQRNRDIMGATNPANAEPGTIRKELAESIEANTVHGSDSDENAAIEIAYFFKPEEIVG, from the coding sequence ATGGCCGTCACCCGGACCTTTTCGATCATCAAGCCCGACGCCACCCGTCGCAACCTGACCGGCGCGGTCACCAAGATGCTGGAAGACGCCGGCCTGCGCGTCGTCGCCTCCAAGCGCATCCACATGACCCGCGAACAGGCCGAAGGCTTCTACGCCGTGCACCGCGAGCGTCCCTTCTTCGCTGAACTGGTCGACTTCATGATCTCCGGCCCTGTCGTCGTGCAGGTTCTGGAAGGCGAAGACGCCATGCAGCGCAACCGCGACATCATGGGCGCCACCAACCCCGCGAATGCCGAACCCGGCACCATCCGCAAGGAACTGGCCGAGAGCATCGAAGCCAACACCGTGCACGGTTCGGACAGCGACGAGAACGCAGCGATCGAGATCGCGTATTTCTTCAAGCCCGAAGAAATCGTCGGCTGA
- a CDS encoding ATP-grasp fold amidoligase family protein, whose product MLLNARLRIALTYLWRHHRLPRIARPATFTEFVQHRKLFDRDPRLAAFSDKVAVKQFVADRIGAHWITPTLWHGTTLPANPPWPRPFVVKSRHGCNQRAFVRSGDDDWDAICRRSARWMRQSYGRWLDEWLYTRIPRGLLVEPFIGSDGQLPVDYKLYVFGGKVACVQVHLERETRHRWLVLTRDWQRISSPTADANPAAPVSLDRMIEAAETLGQGFDFVRVDFYEIAGEPRFGEMTFYPGSGLDPFDPPELDLMLGRLWAGVRATPAA is encoded by the coding sequence GTGCTGCTGAACGCACGGCTCAGGATCGCGCTGACCTATCTGTGGCGGCATCACCGGCTGCCACGGATTGCCCGGCCCGCGACGTTCACCGAGTTCGTCCAGCACCGCAAGCTGTTCGACCGAGATCCGCGGCTTGCGGCGTTTTCCGACAAGGTTGCCGTAAAGCAGTTCGTCGCCGACCGGATCGGCGCGCACTGGATCACCCCGACATTGTGGCACGGCACAACGCTGCCCGCCAATCCGCCATGGCCGCGCCCGTTCGTGGTCAAGTCCCGCCACGGCTGCAACCAGCGCGCCTTCGTGCGATCGGGCGACGATGATTGGGACGCAATCTGCCGCCGCAGCGCAAGGTGGATGCGCCAATCATACGGGCGGTGGCTCGATGAGTGGCTGTATACCCGCATCCCGCGCGGCCTGCTGGTCGAGCCGTTCATCGGCAGCGACGGCCAGCTTCCGGTCGATTACAAGCTCTACGTCTTCGGCGGCAAGGTCGCCTGCGTCCAGGTGCATCTGGAGCGCGAAACCCGGCACCGCTGGCTTGTGTTGACCCGCGACTGGCAACGGATATCGTCCCCCACCGCCGATGCGAACCCTGCCGCGCCCGTTTCGCTGGACCGGATGATCGAGGCCGCCGAAACGCTGGGGCAGGGCTTCGACTTTGTCCGCGTGGATTTCTACGAGATCGCAGGCGAACCGCGGTTCGGCGAGATGACCTTCTATCCGGGTTCAGGGCTTGACCCGTT